A region from the Fundulus heteroclitus isolate FHET01 chromosome 22, MU-UCD_Fhet_4.1, whole genome shotgun sequence genome encodes:
- the LOC118557090 gene encoding dr1-associated corepressor homolog isoform X1, translated as MDMFAGLIADKVGDMVEGAVKNALGVDDKKEEKKGGFRSIFKGDNDEEKEEKGGFFSFGHDDKKKKDEEEDKGFFSKIFHKDDDEDKGTQKKKGFHGLFAEGPGGMGGPGGGEEAGGLPDRTVAVSDRDLFDDLMDVAEETSNN; from the exons GAGACATGGTGGAGGGAGCGGTGAAGAACGCTCTGGGCGTGGACGAcaagaaggaggagaagaaaggAGGCTTCAGGTCGATATTTAAAGGGGACAACGacgaggaaaaggaggagaaggGAGGATTCTTCTCATTCGGACACGAtgataagaagaagaaagatgAGGAGGAAGATAAAGGGTTCTTCTCCAAGATCTTTCATAAAGACGATGATGAAGATAAGGGGACGCAGAAGAAAAAAGGCTTTCATGGCCTCTTTGCTGAGGGACCAGGAGGCATGGGAGGACCAGGAGGTGGTGAGGAGGCAGGAGGACTCCCAGACCGGACTGTTGCTGTGTCTGACAGAG ACCTGTTTGATGATCTGATGGACGTGGCTGAAGAAACATCTAATAACTGA